CGACGTGCCCTGGCGCGACTTGCCGAAGAAGACGCGCGACTGGCTGCTCTTCACCGACGAGCAGCCGCAGGTGCCGGTATGGGCGCACTCGTCGCTCGAGGAAGCGAAGCGCGCGATGCGGAAGAAGCAGGAACCCGACTACATGGGCACCTTCACCGGCGCGCGAAAGTACGTGCTGGAGACGTTCTCGAAGACACAGAGCGCGTCCATGAAGAAACGTGTATCACAATTCATGGAAAGCGCCGAGTGTCCGATGTGCGGCGGAAAACGCCTCAAGCGAGAATCGCTCGCGGTGACGTTCGCGGGCTACGATATCGCCGACATCTCGCGGATGCCGATCAAGCGTCTCGCCGAAGTGATGCGTCCAGCGGCTGACGGAACGGCGCCGCACGTGCGCGACCTCGCGAGAGAGCATGCCGAGCGGGCGATCGTGGCGGAGCGCATCGCGCAGGACTTGGTGACGCGCATGGACGTGATGCTCGATCTGGGACTCGGCTACCTCTCGCTCGATCGGAGCACGCCGACGCTGTCGCCGGGGGAGCTGCAGCGACTGCGGCTCGCGACGCAAGTGCGCTCGAACTTGTTCGGCGTGGTGTATGTGCTCGATGAACCGTCGGCGGGCTTGCATCCCGCGGATACGGAGGCACTGCTCACCGCGTTGCGGCAGCTCAAGGCCGGCGGCAATTCGCTGTTCGTCGTCGAGCACGAATTGGACGTCGTAAAGGAGGCCGACTGGATCGTGGACGTTGGGCCGGCGGCGGGCGAGCACGGCGGCATCGTGCTCTATAGCGGCCCGACGGCTGGTCTCGCCGACGTGAAGACATCGAAGACCCGGCGGTATCTGTTCGGCGAGCACACCGTGAAGCCGCGCATTCCGCGTGTCGCGAAAGGATGGTTATCCCTCGAAGGCGTTCGCCGCAACAACATCGTCGACCTCGACGTCGAATTCCCGCTTGGCGTGTTGACCTCGGTGACCGGCGTGTCGGGTTCCGGCAAGTCGAGTCTCGTGAGCCAGGCGCTCGTCGAGCTGGTCGCGGGCGCGCTCGGTCATGCGGCGCCGGAGCTCGACGACGATGAAGAAGCGCTGGAACGAAGCGCGGCGGTCGAAACGAGCGGCCGCATCGCCGGCGGCATGGAGACCATCAAGCGTCTCGTGCGCGTCGATCAAAAGCCGATTGGCCGTACGCCGCGATCCAACCTCGCCACGTACACCGGCCTGTTCGATCACGTCCGCAAGTTGTTCGCATCGACGAAAGCGGCGCGGGCTCGCCGCTACGATGCGGGCCGCTTCTCGTTCAACGTCGCGAAGGGACGCTGCGAGCACTGCGAGGGCGAGGGATTCGTCTGCGTCGAGCTTCTCTTCCTGCCGAGTGTGTATGCGCCGTGCCCCACGTGCGGCGGTGCGCGGTACAACGCCAAGACATTAGAGATTACTTACAACGGCAAGAACATCGCCGAAGTCCTCGGCATGACGGTGGACCGCGCCCGTGAATTTTTCGCTGAAGAGGAGCATGTCGCGCGGTCGCTCGACGTGCTGCGCGAAGTCGGGCTCGGCTATCTGCGGCTCGGACAGCCCGCCACCGAGCTCTCGGGCGGCGAGGCGCAGCGCATCAAGCTGGCGACGGAGCTGCAACGCACCTCGCGCGGCAGCACGCTCTACATTCTCGACGAGCCGACGACCGGTTTGCATCCCGCCGACGTCGAACGCCTCGTGCGACAGCTCGACGGACTCGTCTCGGCCGGCAATACCGTGATCGTCGTCGAGCACGACATGGACGTCATCGCGTCGAGCGACTGGGTCATCGACGTCGGGCCGGGCGCGGGCGACGAAGGTGGCGAGATCGTGGCGGCGGGTGCGCCCGCCGACGTCGCGTGCGTATCACGGAGTCGAACGGCGCCTTACCTGGCACGCACGCTCGATGCGGCGCGCGGCATGGCGAGTCGCGGCGCAATCATCCGTGCACCGGTGAGAGACGGAGCACGCCCGTTCGATCACGCCCCCGGTCGCGCTTCCAGCAACGCCGGCACGGCGTGAGCCGGTACTGGCCGCGACAGATAGTAGCCCTGTCCGAGCTCGCAACCCAGCGCACGGAGGCGCGACCATTGTCCCGCGGTCTCGATGCCTTCCGCCACGACTTGTACGCCGAGCTCGCGGCCGAGACCGAGAATCGCGCGCGCGAGCGGTGACTCGCGCTTCGGACCACCGAGGTGGTCGATGAATGACTTGTCGATCTTGAGAAGATCGACCGGGAATCGATCGAGGTAGCGCAGCGACGAATAACCGGCGCCGAAATCGTCGATCGCGAGACGCACACCGAGCGCCTTGAGCGCGCCGAGCCGCGCGAGCATGGCCGCGCTGTCGTCGACGAGCAAGCTCTCCGTCATCTCCAGCGTGAGCAACTCGGGTTGCAGCCCCGAGGTGTGCAGCGCCGCGGCGACGTCGGAGACGAGCTGCGGTTCCGCGAGCTGCCGCGCGGAAATATTTACCGTGATGCCCACATCCGCCGCGTTCGGCGACTGACTCTGCCACTCGCGAGTCTGCCGGCATGCTTCGCCGAGAATCCACCGCCCGAGGGTGATGATGAGACCCGTCTCTTCGGCGATCGGAATGAACTCGAGCGGCGGCACGAGCCCTCGTGTGGGATGCTGCCAGCGCACCAGCGCTTCGATCGTCTTGACTTCGCCCGTCGCGAGCGACGCGATCGGCTGGTAGTGCAGCACGAACGGCGAGGCTGCGCCGGCCGCGCAGTTTTCGACACCGCGACGCAACTCCGTCTCGAGGCTCAGACGCGAGCGAACCGCTTCGTGCATCGTCGGCTCGAAAACCTGATAGCAGCCCTTGCCGCTTGCTTTCGCGCGGTACATGGCGACATCAGCATTTCGCAATACGTCGATGTCGTCTTCGCTGGGGTCGATGACGGCGATACCGATGCTCGCGGAGACGGAAATCTCGGTGCCGCCGACCGGGCATGGCCGCTTGAGCGAAGCGATCATGCGCTCGGCGACGTGCGCGGCGCCGGCAGCCGCATCGCCGACCTGGTCGGTGCCAGGACCTTCCGCCGACTCCTCGAGCAGCACGCCAAACTCGTCGCCGCCGAGTCGGGCGCATGTATCCGACGTGCGCACGACAGCGTGCAGCCGATTGGCGACGATGCACAGCAGCTCGTCGCCCGCGACGTGACCCAAGCCGTCGTTGACGG
The DNA window shown above is from Gemmatimonadaceae bacterium and carries:
- the uvrA gene encoding excinuclease ABC subunit UvrA, which translates into the protein MADNFTGFVKVRGAREHNLKDVSVDIPRDALVVFTGVSGSGKSSLAFGTLYAEAQRRYLESVSPYARRLFDQMSVPDVDEVDGLPPAVALQQQRGAPTTRSSVGSVTTLSNLLRMLYSRAGKYPRGHEELHAEDFSPNTPQGACPECHGLGRVYAVTERSMVPDDSLTIRERAIAAWPGAWQGQNLRDILTTMGIDIDVPWRDLPKKTRDWLLFTDEQPQVPVWAHSSLEEAKRAMRKKQEPDYMGTFTGARKYVLETFSKTQSASMKKRVSQFMESAECPMCGGKRLKRESLAVTFAGYDIADISRMPIKRLAEVMRPAADGTAPHVRDLAREHAERAIVAERIAQDLVTRMDVMLDLGLGYLSLDRSTPTLSPGELQRLRLATQVRSNLFGVVYVLDEPSAGLHPADTEALLTALRQLKAGGNSLFVVEHELDVVKEADWIVDVGPAAGEHGGIVLYSGPTAGLADVKTSKTRRYLFGEHTVKPRIPRVAKGWLSLEGVRRNNIVDLDVEFPLGVLTSVTGVSGSGKSSLVSQALVELVAGALGHAAPELDDDEEALERSAAVETSGRIAGGMETIKRLVRVDQKPIGRTPRSNLATYTGLFDHVRKLFASTKAARARRYDAGRFSFNVAKGRCEHCEGEGFVCVELLFLPSVYAPCPTCGGARYNAKTLEITYNGKNIAEVLGMTVDRAREFFAEEEHVARSLDVLREVGLGYLRLGQPATELSGGEAQRIKLATELQRTSRGSTLYILDEPTTGLHPADVERLVRQLDGLVSAGNTVIVVEHDMDVIASSDWVIDVGPGAGDEGGEIVAAGAPADVACVSRSRTAPYLARTLDAARGMASRGAIIRAPVRDGARPFDHAPGRASSNAGTA
- a CDS encoding EAL domain-containing protein, whose translation is TGIPNRALFRDRVKHAIARGARTGFAPAVLFLDIDNFKAVNDGLGHVAGDELLCIVANRLHAVVRTSDTCARLGGDEFGVLLEESAEGPGTDQVGDAAAGAAHVAERMIASLKRPCPVGGTEISVSASIGIAVIDPSEDDIDVLRNADVAMYRAKASGKGCYQVFEPTMHEAVRSRLSLETELRRGVENCAAGAASPFVLHYQPIASLATGEVKTIEALVRWQHPTRGLVPPLEFIPIAEETGLIITLGRWILGEACRQTREWQSQSPNAADVGITVNISARQLAEPQLVSDVAAALHTSGLQPELLTLEMTESLLVDDSAAMLARLGALKALGVRLAIDDFGAGYSSLRYLDRFPVDLLKIDKSFIDHLGGPKRESPLARAILGLGRELGVQVVAEGIETAGQWSRLRALGCELGQGYYLSRPVPAHAVPALLEARPGA